The following proteins come from a genomic window of Candidatus Eremiobacteraceae bacterium:
- a CDS encoding copper amine oxidase N-terminal domain-containing protein, translating into MRKFQIAMLAAAVAAIVGIAPSYAYGSTGTATSATSGTQVADAMANFGSPPSGEVPILFNDHHVYANPDTLRQGRVLGAIVSHGTLLVPLRSMFEQMGATVSYDAASKSVTAQKEGAQVQVTLGKNEVIIN; encoded by the coding sequence GCGGCCGTTGCGGCCATCGTCGGTATCGCCCCAAGCTACGCGTACGGCAGCACCGGAACGGCAACATCGGCAACGTCCGGCACGCAAGTCGCGGATGCCATGGCGAACTTCGGCTCCCCGCCTTCGGGTGAGGTGCCTATCCTCTTCAACGATCACCACGTGTACGCGAATCCGGATACGCTCCGTCAAGGACGCGTCCTCGGCGCGATCGTCTCGCATGGCACGCTGCTCGTGCCGCTGCGCAGCATGTTCGAGCAGATGGGCGCCACCGTGTCGTACGATGCGGCGAGCAAGTCCGTCACGGCGCAAAAAGAAGGCGCGCAAGTCCAGGTGACCCTCGGCAAGAACGAGGTCATCATCAAC